The following are from one region of the Coffea eugenioides isolate CCC68of chromosome 2, Ceug_1.0, whole genome shotgun sequence genome:
- the LOC113761636 gene encoding dnaJ homolog subfamily B member 8 encodes MDRHGGSNGSCFYSVLGIRKDASFSDIRSAYRKLAMKWHPDRWTKNPNVAGEAHRRFQKIQEAYSVLSDEGKRSMYDAGFLDLLEEDEGMGDFLHDLMNMMDNNVGAEEESLEDLQRTFVEMFGGDLAKMMENDDQTTRKRTRDSGSSVRAAPKRGNSCGTSYH; translated from the exons ATGGATAGACACGGAGGATCCAACGGATCTTGCTTCTACTCCGTTCTCGGGATCCGTAAGGATGCCTCCTTCTCCGACATTCGCTCCGCTTATCGCAAGCTCGCCATG AAATGGCATCCGGATAGATGGACTAAGAATCCGAACGTCGCTGGAGAAGCTCATCGGAGGTTTCAGAAAATTCAAGAGGCATATTCAG TGCTCTCCGACGAGGGAAAGAGGTCAATGTACGACGCCGGATTCCTTGATCTACTCGAGGAGGACGAG GGGATGGGTGATTTCCTGCATGATTTGATGAACATGATGGATAACAACGTGGGGGCAGAG GAGGAGAGTTTAGAGGATCTGCAGCGGACGTTCGTTGAGATGTTCGGTGGTGATTTGGCGAAGATGATGGAGAATGATGATCAGACGACTAGGAAGAGAACACGGGACAGTGGGTCCAGCGTAAGGGCAGCTCCAAAACGGGGCAACAGCTGTGGAACGTCATATCACTGA